A genome region from Brassica oleracea var. oleracea cultivar TO1000 chromosome C2, BOL, whole genome shotgun sequence includes the following:
- the LOC106325349 gene encoding GDSL esterase/lipase At5g03610-like: MDSLIKLFFSILLLISSLIFGEINGVESSSSNHHHHHLSGPKKLFVFGDSYADTGNIKKPHAVSWRVPYGTTFPGKPSGRFSDGRVSTDFLARLLGIKTPFAYLWKDYVGKERLRYGMNFAYGGTGVFNTKSTSPNMTIQINLFEQLLGGIYSQSDLSSSLALVSVAGNDYSNYLALNRSIAALPIFIKQVVDQTELNLRRLHALGLEKIAIPSLPPLGCLPLYTSPQGCNDTFNALVNYHNSLLEQVVANLNNEARQSTFAVIDFYNAFMAILTNKGESPGSKRFETPLKPCCEGSCGNVDEKGANKYTLCDDPESAFFWDGLHPTQQGWKFIYSVLGKALSASLLKL, encoded by the exons ATGGATTCCTTGATAAAACTATTCTTCTCAATATTACTACTAATCTCTTCCCTCATCTTTG GAGAAATCAATGGAGTCGAGAGTTCTTCATCAAACCATCATCATCATCACTTGTCCGGTCCAAAGAAGTTGTTTGTGTTCGGAGATTCTTACGCTGATACCGGAAACATAAAGAAACCTCACGCTGTATCATGGAGAGTCCCTTACGGCACTACTTTCCCCGGTAAACCCTCTGGCCGTTTTTCTGACGGCCGAGTCTCCACCGATTTTTTAG CCAGATTGTTGGGGATTAAAACACCCTTTGCTTACCTCTGGAAAGATTACGTGGGAAAAGAACGTCTACGGTACGGAATGAATTTTGCGTACGGAGGAACTGGAGTATTCAACACTAAGAGTACGAGTCCCAACATGACCATTCAGATCAATCTATTCGAGCAGCTCCTCGGCGGTATCTACTCTCAGTCTGACCTTTCTTCTTCCCTCGCTCTCGTCAGCGTTGCTGGCAACGACTACTCCAATTACCTCGCCCTAAACCGCTCCATCGCT GCCCTCCCAATATTCATCAAGCAAGTGGTGGATCAGACCGAGCTAAATTTGAGGCGACTCCACGCATTGGGTCTGGAAAAGATAGCAATACCATCGTTGCCGCCACTCGGATGCCTCCCCCTCTACACCTCACCCCAGGGTTGCAACGACACTTTTAACGCGTTGGTAAATTACCATAACAGCTTGTTGGAGCAAGTAGTGGCCAATCTTAACAACGAGGCCAGACAATCGACTTTTGCCGTCATTGATTTCTATAACGCCTTCATGGCCATTTTAACGAACAAAGGAGAGAGTCCAGGGAGTAAGAGGTTTGAAACCCCGTTGAAACCATGTTGCGAAGGCAGTTGTGGCAATGTGGATGAGAAGGGTGCGAATAAGTATACATTATGTGATGATCCTGAGTCTGCTTTCTTCTGGGATGGACTTCACCCTACTCAACAAGGATGGAAATTTATTTACTCAGTTTTAGGCAAAGCACTATCAGCGTCTTTGCTTAAACTCTAA
- the LOC106327733 gene encoding GDSL esterase/lipase At5g03610-like translates to MDSLIKVFFCLSVFLLLGEINGVKGSDKNQRMYGFRPTKLFVFGDSYADTGNIKKSLSSSWKFPYGITFPGKPAGRFSDGRVSTDFLAKFVGIKSPIPYFWKDYAGKKRLQYGMNFAYGGTGVFKTQVPLPNMTTQIDFFQNILTAGDIYSSSDFSSSVALVSVAGNDYSTFIAQNRPNSEFPAFIKQVVDQTEVNLRRIHALGVKKIAVPLLQPLGCLPGITVASSFQRCNESQNALVKLHNSLLQQAVAKLNNETKQSTFITIDLYNAFLTVFKNKGANPGSTTFQSPLKPCCVGVSSEYFCGSVDEKGEKKYVICDNPKAAFFWDGSHPTEEGWRSVYSVLRESLTASFIKA, encoded by the exons ATGGATTCTTTGATCAAAGTTTTCTTCTGCCTGTCTGTATTTCTCCTCCTTG GAGAAATAAATGGAGTTAAGGGCTCAGATAAAAATCAACGCATGTACGGATTCAGACCAACGAAGCTATTTGTGTTCGGAGATTCGTATGCTGATACAGGGAACATTAAGAAGTCTCTCTCTAGTTCTTGGAAATTCCCTTACGGTATCACTTTCCCCGGTAAACCCGCCGGGCGTTTTTCCGATGGCCGCGTCTCCACCGATTTTCTTG CAAAATTCGTTGGGATAAAATCACCAATCCCATACTTCTGGAAAGATTACGCGGGAAAGAAACGGTTACAATACGGAATGAATTTTGCGTACGGAGGGACAGGAGTCTTCAAAACTCAAGTTCCATTGCCCAACATGACCACGCAGATCGATTTCTTCCAGAACATTCTCACCGCCGGAGACATCTATTCCTCCTCCGACTTTTCTTCCTCCGTCGCTCTAGTCAGCGTCGCAGGCAACGACTACTCCACTTTCATCGCCCAAAACCGCCCTAACTCT GAGTTTCCGGCATTTATAAAGCAAGTGGTAGATCAAACAGAAGTGAACTTGAGGCGGATCCATGCCTTGGGAGTGAAGAAAATAGCAGTACCGTTGCTTCAGCCTCTCGGTTGCCTCCCAGGAATCACCGTTGCCTCCTCGTTCCAGCGTTGCAACGAGTCACAAAACGCTTTAGTAAAACTTCATAACAGCTTATTGCAACAAGCCGTGGCAAAGCTCAATAACGAAACCAAGCAGTCCACTTTCATCACCATTGATCTCTACAACGCTTTCTTGACCGTGTTCAAGAACAAAGGAGCTAATCCAG GGAGTACAACGTTTCAGAGCCCGTTGAAGCCGTGCTGTGTAGGCGTGAGCAGTGAGTATTTCTGTGGAAGTGTGGATGAGAAGGGAGAGAAGAAGTATGTGATATGTGATAACCCTAAAGCTGCTTTCTTTTGGGATGGAAGTCACCCTACAGAAGAAGGATGGAGATCGGTTTACTCTGTTTTACGTGAAAGTCTTACCGCGTCTTTTATTAAAGCGTGA
- the LOC106327732 gene encoding subtilisin-like protease SBT4.14: MIQNMSLWLFILCFYLVNTGFKAETQDEFDKREPYIVYMGDAAEKYHVEASENHHNLLSKVIGDESKAREVRMYSYGKNIDGFVARLLPNEVEMLSREEEVVSVFKNTQRQLHTTRSWDFLGFVESKYRRSEAIESNIIVGVLDTGIYIDSPSFDDKGFGPPPAKWKGKCVTGNNLTRCNNKVIGARYYHLKRPNYNDTAADYDGHGTHITSTIAGVAVSNANLFGIANGTARGGVPSARIATYKVCWEEGCSDMDMLAAFDEAISDGVDMISISIGGASLPFFEDPIAIGSFHAMKRGILTTCSAGNNGPGLYTVSNLAPWVMTVAANSVDRKFETVVKLGNGDTTTGISVNGFNPKKKMYPLTSGFLASNVTAGDYGEPSACEPGTMGEDKVMGKVVYCEVGREEAGGSSEGQDHIIRSLKGAGVIVQLLEPTDMATSTLIPGSYVLYEVGTKISDYINSTKNPQAVIFKTRTTKMLAPSIASFSARGPQRISPNILKPDISAPGLNILAAYSKLATVTVYAEDTLFSIMSGTSMACPHAAAAAAYVKSFHPDWSPAAIKSALMTTATPMRTKDIEAELSYGSGQINPRRAIHPGLVYDITESSYLSFLCKEGYNSTSIGLLLGGSNETKKEYRCVDHKQGLGSDGLNYPSMHKQVGSKGTNVSETFYRTVRSVGYGPSTYVARVWAPKGVRVEVEPRVMSFVKPGEEKHFKVVIDGVMEEAMRGILSASVEWDDSRGHLVRSPILLFQAGKM; encoded by the exons ATGATTCAGAATATGAGTTTATGGTTGTTTATTCTCTGTTTTTATCTTGTTAACACCGGGTTTAAAGCAGAAACGCAAGATGAATTCGACAAGAGAGAG CCTTACATTGTGTACATGGGAGATGCAGCTGAGAAGTATCATGTTGAAGCCTCCGAAAACCATCATAATCTTCTATCAAAAGTGATCGGAGA TGAGAGCAAAGCAAGAGAAGTTAGAATGTATAGTTATGGGAAGAACATTGATGGATTTGTTGCAAGACTTCTTCCTAATGAAGTAGAGATGCTATCAC GTGAAGAAGAAGTTGTATCGGTGTTTAAGAACACTCAAAGGCAGCTTCACACGACAAGATCATGGGATTTTCTTGGATTTGTTGAGTCTAAATACAGAAGAAGTGAAGCGATCGAAAGTAACATCATTGTGGGAGTTCTTGATACAG GAATCTATATTGATTCACCAAGCTTTGATGACAAAGGCTTTGGTCCTCCACCAGCTAAATGGAAAGGAAAATGTGTTACCGGAAACAACTTGACTCGTTGCAATAA CAAAGTGATAGGGGCAAGGTACTATCACCTGAAACGACCGAATTATAACGATACGGCTGCAGATTACGATGGTCATGGGACACACATAACTTCCACAATCGCTGGTGTTGCCGTCTCTAACGCTAACCTATTCGGTATTGCAAACGGAACAGCACGAGGCGGTGTTCCCTCTGCTCGAATAGCCACTTATAAG GTTTGCTGGGAGGAAGGATGTTCGGACATGGACATGTTGGCGGCCTTCGACGAGGCGATCTCTGATGGAGTTGATATGATATCGATCTCCATCGGAGGAGCCTCGCTTCCGTTTTTCGAAGACCCTATTGCTATTGGATCGTTTCACGCGATGAAAAGAGGGATTCTGACAACGTGTTCCGCAGGTAACAATGGTCCGGGCCTCTACACGGTTTCAAACCTAGCGCCGTGGGTGATGACCGTCGCGGCTAACTCGGTTGATCGTAAGTTTGAAACTGTTGTCAAACTCGGCAATGGAGATACAACAACG GGGATTTCTGTAAACGGATTCAATCCAAAGAAGAAGATGTATCCTTTAACGAGCGGTTTCCTTGCGTCTAACGTAACTGCAGGAGACTATGGAGAACCAAG TGCTTGTGAACCTGGGACAATGGGGGAAGATAAAGTGATGGGGAAGGTAGTTTACTGTGAAGTAGGGCGTGAAGAAGCAGGAGGAAGCAGTGAAGGTCAAGACCATATTATTAGATCCTTAAAAGGAGCTGGCGTGATTGTTCAACTTCTTGAACCAACTGATATGGCTACTTCAACTCTCATTCCTGGCTCTTATGTCTTATACGAAGTGGGAACTAAGATCTCTGACTACATCAACTCCACCAA AAACCCTCAAGCTGTTATTTTCAAGACGCGAACAACCAAAATGTTAGCTCCTTCGATTGCTTCTTTTTCAGCAAGAGGACCTCAAAGAATTAGCCCCAACATTCTCAAG CCTGACATTTCAGCGCCGGGACTAAACATTCTCGCGGCATACTCGAAGCTAGCAACGGTAACGGTTTATGCAGAAGACACACTATTCTCCATAATGTCAGGAACATCAATGGCTTGTCCTCACGCAGCAGCTGCAGCAGCTTATGTCAAATCATTCCATCCTGATTGGTCTCCAGCCGCAATCAAATCTGCCCTAATGACAACAG CTACTCCAATGAGAACCAAAGACATCGAAGCAGAGCTAAGTTACGGGTCGGGTCAAATAAACCCGAGAAGAGCGATACACCCGGGTCTAGTCTACGACATTACCGAGAGCTCTTACCTAAGTTTTCTTTGTAAAGAAGGATATAACAGCACAAGCATTGGACTTTTACTTGGCGGTAGCAACGAGACTAAGAAGGAATACAGATGCGTGGATCACAAGCAAGGGCTAGGTTCTGACGGGTTAAATTATCCGTCGATGCATAAGCAAGTGGGTTCCAAGGGAACGAATGTGTCGGAGACTTTTTATAGGACGGTGAGGAGTGTAGGATACGGACCGTCGACCTACGTGGCTAGGGTTTGGGCACCGAAGGGAGTGAGAGTTGAAGTGGAGCCTAGGGTTATGAGTTTCGTTAAGCCTGGAGAGGAGAAGCACTTTAAGGTTGTGATTGATGGAGTTATGGAAGAGGCCATGAGAGGTATTTTGTCGGCTTCAGTGGAATGGGATGATTCAAGAGGGCACCTTGTGAGGAGTCCCATCTTGTTGTTTCAAGCGGGCAAAATGTAG
- the LOC106325205 gene encoding trihelix transcription factor PTL isoform X1 → MDDHHPQYGVPELRQLMQGGGRTTTTESPSTSSHFPSGFFGFNLAPAAPPPPPQHHRLHQFTTDQEMGFLPRGIHGLGGSSSTAGNNSNLNASSSGGAVGFSGFLDGGGIGGGGGGDGGGTGRWPRQETLTLLEIRSRLDHKFKEANQKGPLWDEVSRIMSEEHGYQRSGKKCREKFENLYKYYKKTREGKAGRQDGKHYRFFRQLEALYGDSNNLVPCPSHNTQFMSNALHGFHTQNAMNDVTTTTSNIHNVDSVHGFHRQSLSLSNNYNSSELELVTSSSEGNDSSSRRKKRSWKNKIKEFIDVNMKRLMERQDVWLEKLTKVIEDKEEQRMMKEEEWRKSEAARIDKEHLFWSKERERMEARDVAVIEALQFLTGKTLIKPLCSSPEERINGNNEIQKNSENQNENESDQTMTNNVSIEGSGSCWNEQEITKLMEIRTSMDSAFQEILGGCSDDFLWEEVAGKMAQLGFDQKSALLCKEKWEWISNGKKKMNKKRKDNSSSCGVYYPTTEENTIYNNQESGYNDNDQRHQMNEQGNVGSSTSNVNAAAGNPSGAMAANTNCFPFFMGDGDQNLWESYGLRLNKGENHE, encoded by the exons ATGGACGATCATCATCCTCAGTACGGTGTACCGGAGCTCCGGCAGCTCATGCAAGGCGGAGGGAGGACGACTACGACGGAATCACCGTCGACTTCTTCTCATTTTCCCTCTGGTTTCTTTGGCTTCAACCTAGCTCCGGCTGCGCCCCCTCCGCCGCCGCAACACCACCGGCTACATCAGTTCACTACAGATCAGGAAATGGGTTTCTTACCACGTGGCATACATGGACTGGGTGGGAGTTCTTCGACGGCTGGAAATAACAGTAACTTAAACGCTAGCAGCAGCGGTGGAGCAGTTGGGTTTAGCGGGTTTCTCGACGGAGGAGGTATCGGCGGCGGCGGAGGAGGAGATGGTGGAGGAACGGGGAGATGGCCGAGACAAGAAACCCTAACTCTGCTGGAGATTAGATCTCGTCTTGATCACAAGTTCAAAGAAGCTAATCAAAAGGGACCTCTATGGGATGAAGTTTCTAG GATTATGTCTGAGGAACATGGATACCAAAGGAGTGGGAAAAAATGCAGAGAGAAGTTTGAGAACCTTTACAAATACTATAAGAAGACTAGAGAAGGCAAGGCCGGAAGACAAGACGGTAAACACTATAGATTTTTCCGGCAGCTCGAGGCGCTCTACGGTGATTCCAACAACTTGGTTCCTTGTCCCAGTCATAACACACAGTTCATGAGCAATGCTCTTCATGGTTTCCACACTCAAAACGCCATGAACGACGTTACTACAACAACGTCTAACATTCATAACGTTGATAGTGTTCATGGTTTTCATCGTCAAAGCCTAAGCCTTTCTAACAACTACAATTCCTCCGAGCTGGAGTTGGTGACTTCGTCTTCTGAGGGGAATGATTCTAGTAGTAGAAGGAAAAAGAGGAGTTGGAAAAATAAGATCAAGGAGTTCATTGATGTGAACATGAAAAGGTTGATGGAGAGGCAAGATGTTTGGCTTGAGAAGTTGACAAAGGTTATTGAAGACAAAGAGGAACAAAGGATGATGAAAGAAGAGGAATGGAGAAAGAGTGAGGCTGCGAGGATCGATAAAGAGCATTTGTTTTGGTCTAAAGAGAGGGAGAGGATGGAAGCTAGGGATGTGGCGGTGATTGAGGCTTTGCAGTTTTTGACCGGAAAGACGTTAATAAAGCCGTTATGTTCATCCCCAGAGGAGAGGATTAATGGTAATAATGAGATCCAAAAGAACAGTGAGAATCAGAATGAGAATGAAAGCGACCAAACAATGACTAACAATGTTTCTATTGAAGGAAGTGGTAGCTGCTGGAATGAGCAAGAGATCACAAAGCTTATGGAGATAAGAACTAGTATGGACTCGGCGTTTCAAGAGATATTGGGAGGATGCTCGGATGATTTTTTATGGGAGGAAGTCGCAGGGAAAATGGCTCAGTTAGGGTTCGATCAGAAAAGTGCCTTGTTATGCAAGGAAAAGTGGGAGTGGATAAGCAATGGAAAGAAGAAAATGAACAAGAAAAGGAAGGACAATTCGTCGAGCTGCGGCGTTTACTATCCAACAACCGAAGAAAATACGATCTACAACAATCAAGAAAGTGGATATAATGATAATGATCAGCGTCATCAGATGAATGAACAAGGCAATGTGGGTTCTTCAACATCAAATGTAAACGCAGCCGCTGGAAACCCGAGCGGTGCAATGGCCGCTAATACAAACTGCTTCCCGTTCTTCATGGGAGACGGAGATCAGAATCTGTGGGAGAGTTATGGTTTGAGGCTAAATAAAGGAGAGAATCATGAGTGA
- the LOC106325205 gene encoding trihelix transcription factor PTL isoform X2, translating into MDDHHPQYGVPELRQLMQGGGRTTTTESPSTSSHFPSGFFGFNLAPAAPPPPPQHHRLHQFTTDQEMGFLPRGIHGLGGSSSTAGNNSNLNASSSGGAVGFSGFLDGGGIGGGGGGDGGGTGRWPRQETLTLLEIRSRLDHKFKEANQKGPLWDEVSRIMSEEHGYQRSGKKCREKFENLYKYYKKTREGKAGRQDGKHYRFFRQLEALYGDSNNLVPCPSHNTQFMSNALHGFHTQNAMNDVTTTTSNIHNVDSVHGFHRQSLSLSNNYNSSELELVTSSSEGNDSSSRRKKRSWKNKIKEFIDVNMKRLMERQDVWLEKLTKVIEDKEEQRMMKEEEWRKSEAARIDKEHLFWSKERERMEARDVAVIEALQFLTGKTLIKPLCSSPEERINGSGSCWNEQEITKLMEIRTSMDSAFQEILGGCSDDFLWEEVAGKMAQLGFDQKSALLCKEKWEWISNGKKKMNKKRKDNSSSCGVYYPTTEENTIYNNQESGYNDNDQRHQMNEQGNVGSSTSNVNAAAGNPSGAMAANTNCFPFFMGDGDQNLWESYGLRLNKGENHE; encoded by the exons ATGGACGATCATCATCCTCAGTACGGTGTACCGGAGCTCCGGCAGCTCATGCAAGGCGGAGGGAGGACGACTACGACGGAATCACCGTCGACTTCTTCTCATTTTCCCTCTGGTTTCTTTGGCTTCAACCTAGCTCCGGCTGCGCCCCCTCCGCCGCCGCAACACCACCGGCTACATCAGTTCACTACAGATCAGGAAATGGGTTTCTTACCACGTGGCATACATGGACTGGGTGGGAGTTCTTCGACGGCTGGAAATAACAGTAACTTAAACGCTAGCAGCAGCGGTGGAGCAGTTGGGTTTAGCGGGTTTCTCGACGGAGGAGGTATCGGCGGCGGCGGAGGAGGAGATGGTGGAGGAACGGGGAGATGGCCGAGACAAGAAACCCTAACTCTGCTGGAGATTAGATCTCGTCTTGATCACAAGTTCAAAGAAGCTAATCAAAAGGGACCTCTATGGGATGAAGTTTCTAG GATTATGTCTGAGGAACATGGATACCAAAGGAGTGGGAAAAAATGCAGAGAGAAGTTTGAGAACCTTTACAAATACTATAAGAAGACTAGAGAAGGCAAGGCCGGAAGACAAGACGGTAAACACTATAGATTTTTCCGGCAGCTCGAGGCGCTCTACGGTGATTCCAACAACTTGGTTCCTTGTCCCAGTCATAACACACAGTTCATGAGCAATGCTCTTCATGGTTTCCACACTCAAAACGCCATGAACGACGTTACTACAACAACGTCTAACATTCATAACGTTGATAGTGTTCATGGTTTTCATCGTCAAAGCCTAAGCCTTTCTAACAACTACAATTCCTCCGAGCTGGAGTTGGTGACTTCGTCTTCTGAGGGGAATGATTCTAGTAGTAGAAGGAAAAAGAGGAGTTGGAAAAATAAGATCAAGGAGTTCATTGATGTGAACATGAAAAGGTTGATGGAGAGGCAAGATGTTTGGCTTGAGAAGTTGACAAAGGTTATTGAAGACAAAGAGGAACAAAGGATGATGAAAGAAGAGGAATGGAGAAAGAGTGAGGCTGCGAGGATCGATAAAGAGCATTTGTTTTGGTCTAAAGAGAGGGAGAGGATGGAAGCTAGGGATGTGGCGGTGATTGAGGCTTTGCAGTTTTTGACCGGAAAGACGTTAATAAAGCCGTTATGTTCATCCCCAGAGGAGAGGATTAATG GAAGTGGTAGCTGCTGGAATGAGCAAGAGATCACAAAGCTTATGGAGATAAGAACTAGTATGGACTCGGCGTTTCAAGAGATATTGGGAGGATGCTCGGATGATTTTTTATGGGAGGAAGTCGCAGGGAAAATGGCTCAGTTAGGGTTCGATCAGAAAAGTGCCTTGTTATGCAAGGAAAAGTGGGAGTGGATAAGCAATGGAAAGAAGAAAATGAACAAGAAAAGGAAGGACAATTCGTCGAGCTGCGGCGTTTACTATCCAACAACCGAAGAAAATACGATCTACAACAATCAAGAAAGTGGATATAATGATAATGATCAGCGTCATCAGATGAATGAACAAGGCAATGTGGGTTCTTCAACATCAAATGTAAACGCAGCCGCTGGAAACCCGAGCGGTGCAATGGCCGCTAATACAAACTGCTTCCCGTTCTTCATGGGAGACGGAGATCAGAATCTGTGGGAGAGTTATGGTTTGAGGCTAAATAAAGGAGAGAATCATGAGTGA